In a genomic window of Longimicrobiaceae bacterium:
- a CDS encoding O-antigen ligase family protein yields the protein MTASSRPFAEAPTPSHRKAPRSRLLGISGFALLAVTVLWLAGVVGGTPQAVQLVLVTAALAAIAFAVSQGVSSVHDWAVPLLLVGGALLFGYLRYEAFFRRGPGQPLGYSNATGALYLLAAAAALQLLARARTRPGRLLGLFAALAFAGIPWLIGTISAGVLLCLLPLGLLARGRKGVRRCIVAGASAIVLTLGVAVALGSTYDPATRDGWTEGLAARSLSERRLMLWGDALQMVREHPVSGVGLGRFPEVSPTALANADTRWPHNEPLHLGAEAGLPGLLLLLMLYGWGFASLWWEGDDGAAAVGALALAAVAVQANIDYILHFPAVVGMLATTVGAGTRRSLRHARTYGPSRVYRR from the coding sequence GTGACCGCTTCTTCCCGTCCTTTCGCCGAAGCGCCTACGCCTTCTCACCGCAAGGCTCCGAGGTCCCGCCTGCTGGGCATCTCGGGCTTCGCCCTGCTGGCGGTCACCGTGCTCTGGCTGGCCGGCGTCGTGGGAGGCACCCCCCAGGCTGTACAGCTGGTCCTGGTTACGGCTGCGCTGGCAGCCATCGCTTTCGCTGTGTCGCAGGGTGTATCCAGCGTTCACGACTGGGCGGTACCGCTACTGCTCGTGGGAGGGGCGCTGCTGTTCGGATACCTGCGATACGAAGCTTTCTTCCGCCGGGGTCCGGGACAGCCCCTCGGCTACTCGAACGCGACCGGGGCACTGTATCTGCTCGCCGCGGCAGCCGCGCTCCAGCTCCTCGCTCGCGCACGAACCCGCCCTGGCCGGTTGCTCGGTCTCTTTGCCGCGCTCGCTTTCGCGGGGATCCCCTGGCTGATCGGCACCATTTCGGCGGGCGTGCTGCTGTGCCTCCTGCCGCTGGGCCTGCTGGCGCGGGGTCGCAAGGGCGTCCGGCGGTGCATCGTGGCCGGCGCAAGCGCGATCGTGCTGACGCTCGGCGTCGCCGTCGCCCTCGGCTCCACCTACGATCCGGCGACGCGGGACGGGTGGACGGAAGGGCTGGCGGCCCGTTCCCTCAGCGAACGGCGCCTGATGTTGTGGGGCGACGCGCTGCAGATGGTTCGCGAGCACCCGGTGAGCGGAGTGGGCCTGGGGCGGTTTCCGGAGGTGAGTCCCACCGCGCTCGCCAACGCCGATACGCGCTGGCCGCACAACGAGCCTCTCCACCTGGGGGCGGAAGCCGGTCTCCCCGGGTTGCTGCTGCTCCTGATGCTGTATGGTTGGGGCTTTGCCAGCTTGTGGTGGGAGGGAGACGACGGTGCCGCGGCGGTCGGGGCGCTGGCGCTGGCCGCGGTGGCCGTGCAGGCGAACATCGACTACATCCTGCACTTCCCCGCAGTTGTCGGTATGCTCGCCACCACGGTGGGGGCGGGGACGCGTCGGTCGCTCCGCCACGCGCGAACATACGGGCCGTCACGCGTCTACCGACGCTGA
- a CDS encoding acyl-CoA dehydrogenase family protein, with the protein MDFEYTDEQKLLRREIIAFARRELNAGAEERDRAGEFSRTLFGLCGEMGLTGLPVPEEYGGVGQDPLTTALALEAFGYGCEDGGLVFSVCAHLLACVVPVWKHGSEELKERYLPELARGARIAVNGMSEPGSGSDAFAMTTRAVPDGDGFRISGTKTFASNGPVADLALIYAVTDPSRGYYGGVTAFLVETSAPGFRVGQRFEKMGLRSSPISELVLEDVVVPRGAVVGEVGGGAGVFTESMEWERICIAAVHVGTMQRLLERAVTQARTRTAFGQAIGKFQAVSHRIVDMKIRLEAARLMTYRAASKLGRARSLALESSMTKVLVSESLVASALDALQVFGGYGYMVEYGIERVLRDSVGSTLYSGTSEIQKNIIAGWLGL; encoded by the coding sequence ATGGACTTCGAGTATACCGACGAACAGAAGCTGCTACGCCGCGAGATCATCGCCTTTGCGCGGCGCGAGCTGAATGCCGGGGCGGAGGAGCGCGACCGGGCGGGGGAGTTCTCGCGAACGCTCTTCGGTCTCTGCGGAGAGATGGGGCTGACGGGGCTTCCGGTGCCAGAGGAGTACGGCGGCGTGGGACAGGATCCGCTGACCACGGCGCTAGCCCTGGAGGCGTTCGGCTACGGGTGCGAGGACGGTGGGCTGGTCTTCTCCGTCTGCGCGCACCTGCTCGCGTGCGTGGTGCCGGTCTGGAAGCACGGGAGCGAGGAGTTGAAGGAGCGCTACCTCCCCGAGCTTGCCCGGGGGGCGCGCATCGCCGTCAACGGGATGTCGGAACCCGGCTCCGGGTCCGACGCCTTCGCCATGACCACCCGCGCGGTGCCTGACGGCGACGGCTTCCGCATCAGCGGGACGAAGACTTTCGCCTCCAATGGACCCGTCGCGGATCTGGCGCTCATCTACGCGGTGACCGACCCGTCGCGGGGCTACTACGGCGGGGTGACCGCTTTTCTCGTCGAGACCTCCGCACCTGGCTTTCGCGTCGGACAGCGGTTCGAGAAGATGGGGCTGCGCAGCTCTCCGATCAGCGAGCTGGTGCTGGAGGACGTGGTGGTGCCGCGGGGCGCCGTGGTCGGCGAGGTGGGCGGTGGGGCAGGCGTGTTCACGGAATCGATGGAGTGGGAGCGGATCTGCATCGCGGCCGTGCACGTGGGTACGATGCAGCGACTGCTCGAGCGCGCCGTCACCCAGGCCCGGACGCGGACCGCCTTCGGGCAGGCGATCGGCAAGTTCCAGGCGGTGTCGCACCGGATCGTCGACATGAAGATTCGCCTGGAGGCGGCGCGTTTGATGACGTATCGAGCCGCTTCCAAACTAGGCCGGGCGAGGAGTCTCGCGCTGGAGTCGTCGATGACGAAAGTGCTGGTGAGCGAATCGCTGGTGGCGAGCGCGCTCGATGCGCTCCAGGTGTTCGGCGGCTACGGCTACATGGTGGAGTATGGCATCGAGCGGGTTCTGCGGGATTCGGTGGGAAGCACCCTCTACTCCGGCACGTCCGAGATCCAGAAGAACATCATCGCGGGGTGGCTCGGTCTGTAA
- a CDS encoding amino acid adenylation domain-containing protein: protein MNAPAPERLHHVLDRGAAINPIGVAIEDPDRSVEITYAELRTRSQAVMQRLIAAGVRPGDRVGILAPKSVGVVAAIFGILKAGAAYVPADPLSPISRCALIFGNCDVRAVVADAARCDELRGVWGGVQPLAATPLTELDDFGVELLVITAEGAAGQAHTAPPPEVAGGADDLAYILYTSGSTGLPKGVVHTHASALSFVNWCSETFEPRPSDRFSSHAPFHFDLSILDIYVPLKHGARLVLIGEEAGKQPLRLAPLIAQRGITVWYSTPSILRMLTEFGRMEQHDYSSLRLVLFAGEVFPVKHLRALQRLWRGPRYFNLYGPTETNVCTYFEVPGMVPEERTVPYPIGVTCSNDLSRVVDADGNDVAPGEEGELLIAGGSVMKEYWQDPVRTAAAFVEHAGRHWYRTGDIVRDSGGGVYEFAGRRDRMVKRRGYRVELGEIESALYRHPAVEEAAVIAVLDEENGVRIHAFLSMANGAGASQIEMKRFLTDHLPQYMIPDRFAFLPSLPKTSTAKTDLEALKAAL, encoded by the coding sequence ATGAACGCGCCCGCGCCGGAGCGGCTGCATCACGTGCTGGACCGGGGTGCAGCCATCAACCCCATCGGCGTGGCGATCGAGGATCCAGATCGGTCGGTCGAGATCACCTACGCCGAGCTCCGCACCCGCTCGCAGGCGGTGATGCAGCGCTTGATCGCCGCCGGGGTCCGGCCCGGCGACCGGGTGGGGATCCTGGCCCCGAAATCGGTCGGTGTGGTGGCTGCCATCTTCGGAATCCTCAAGGCGGGAGCGGCCTATGTGCCCGCGGATCCGCTCTCACCGATCTCGCGCTGCGCCCTGATCTTCGGCAACTGCGACGTGCGCGCGGTGGTGGCCGACGCAGCCCGGTGCGACGAGCTCCGCGGTGTCTGGGGAGGGGTGCAGCCGCTCGCAGCGACCCCGCTCACCGAGTTGGACGACTTCGGCGTGGAGCTCCTCGTGATCACCGCGGAGGGGGCTGCCGGCCAGGCACATACGGCCCCGCCGCCGGAGGTCGCGGGGGGCGCGGATGATCTCGCGTACATCCTCTACACCTCGGGATCGACGGGGCTGCCCAAGGGAGTCGTGCACACGCACGCGAGCGCCCTCTCCTTCGTGAACTGGTGCTCGGAGACCTTCGAGCCTCGACCCAGTGACCGCTTCTCATCCCACGCGCCGTTCCATTTCGATCTGTCCATCCTGGACATCTACGTCCCGCTCAAGCACGGCGCGCGACTGGTACTGATCGGCGAGGAGGCGGGCAAGCAGCCGCTCCGCCTGGCGCCGCTGATCGCCCAACGCGGAATAACAGTCTGGTACTCGACGCCCTCCATCCTGCGGATGCTGACCGAGTTCGGCCGGATGGAGCAGCACGATTACTCTTCCCTGCGGCTCGTGCTCTTCGCCGGCGAGGTCTTCCCGGTCAAGCACCTGCGAGCGTTGCAGCGGCTGTGGCGTGGCCCGCGCTACTTCAACCTCTACGGCCCGACCGAGACCAACGTCTGCACCTATTTCGAGGTGCCGGGCATGGTCCCGGAGGAGCGGACGGTGCCGTATCCGATCGGCGTCACCTGCTCGAACGACCTCTCTCGGGTGGTCGATGCCGACGGGAACGATGTCGCACCGGGCGAGGAGGGGGAGCTGCTGATCGCGGGGGGATCGGTGATGAAGGAGTACTGGCAGGATCCCGTGCGCACAGCTGCCGCCTTCGTCGAGCACGCGGGCCGTCACTGGTATCGCACGGGCGACATCGTGCGCGACAGCGGTGGCGGCGTGTACGAGTTCGCCGGCCGGAGGGACCGCATGGTCAAGCGCCGTGGATACCGGGTGGAGTTGGGGGAGATCGAATCGGCGCTCTACCGGCACCCGGCGGTGGAGGAGGCTGCGGTGATCGCCGTCCTCGATGAGGAAAATGGCGTGCGCATCCATGCCTTCCTCAGTATGGCGAACGGCGCTGGCGCGTCGCAGATCGAAATGAAGCGGTTCCTGACCGATCACCTGCCGCAGTACATGATCCCGGACCGCTTCGCCTTCCTCCCGTCGCTGCCGAAGACATCGACCGCCAAAACCGACCTGGAAGCGCTCAAGGCCGCCCTCTGA
- a CDS encoding acyl carrier protein, translating into MTDTEMRIKQYILDECLPGENPALLTEDTPLITGGILDSISTMKLVMFLEEEFGVSIEAHEMSPDHLNTIARVARTVESKRQPT; encoded by the coding sequence ATGACCGACACCGAGATGAGGATCAAGCAGTACATCCTCGACGAATGCCTGCCGGGCGAGAATCCCGCGCTGCTGACCGAGGACACACCGCTCATCACCGGGGGGATCCTCGATTCCATCTCCACGATGAAGCTGGTGATGTTCCTGGAAGAGGAGTTCGGGGTCTCCATCGAGGCTCACGAGATGAGTCCGGACCACCTGAATACCATCGCGAGGGTGGCGCGGACCGTCGAGTCGAAGCGTCAACCCACATGA